aaactaacacagaatcTGCCCCGACTCGTCTCACTCGCTCCTTCATCCTCATCATAAGCTCTCTCCACCCTTGTCCCAaaccaccacacaaacacaaatGAGTCTTGCTGCTCCTAAACCTCTTGCTCTGCCAGCCTTCTACGACTCGGGATCCAAAATGCCTCTCGGCCACGACGTGCCCAAAAAGCGACGGGGTCGTCCTCGAAAGCGGCGTCTCGACGCCGGCGACTCCTTCAGCAGCGCCACCTCCTCGGAcccttcctcctccccccTCCTGTCCACCGATGGAGCCGCTGCAGCCAGAACCATGGCctctcccaccaccaccccgACCAAGAAACGCAAACTGACGGCGCCTCCGCCACAGCTGTCGTCGTCGCCACCCATGGCTGCGCTCCGATCGTTCGACACCCCCAGCAGCCCGCCACCACGACCACACACTCCACCAGGGTACGAGACGGTGCTACACACCCCCAAGCAGCTGTCcaaacatcaccacaacGCCAGTAATCACACAGGCCAACCGACCACCGCCACTAACGAAACCCCCCGAAGCCGAACGCTGGCCCGATTCGAGACGTCGTCCCACGTGAACCCGTCGCTCATCTACGCCTCGGCCACCCAACCCATGCCTTCGGCGTCCTTCTCGGACCTCCCGTCGTCCCCCACCTTTGcatcttcctcttccaTCATGTCGCCACAGACGCCCCGCAAcggcttctccttctccaccatcatGGCCTCGTCGCCGCTGTACCACGGCTACTTTACG
This genomic interval from Yarrowia lipolytica chromosome 1E, complete sequence contains the following:
- a CDS encoding uncharacterized protein (Compare to YALI0E16841g, no similarity) — protein: MDLSQFESFKSQTTFRLHKLDPFFPDHSTHRHLLPPSPSLSSSSTSVSTPASNCGPDVYSILGICPDSSHSLLHPHHKLSPPLSQTTTQTQMSLAAPKPLALPAFYDSGSKMPLGHDVPKKRRGRPRKRRLDAGDSFSSATSSDPSSSPLLSTDGAAAARTMASPTTTPTKKRKLTAPPPQLSSSPPMAALRSFDTPSSPPPRPHTPPGYETVLHTPKQLSKHHHNASNHTGQPTTATNETPRSRTLARFETSSHVNPSLIYASATQPMPSASFSDLPSSPTFASSSSIMSPQTPRNGFSFSTIMASSPLYHGYFTSPAQNDSPGGSGLVKLSVKPMPMPSFKKDAEQLSDPFKNYQVRSGPLGGPLQPLEQSPVQIKRLEIKRRISLNISATGKASVGIADERPPHMTRSYYTDPDRENIDKLFPELSPRQVVPEDDDDSSDDDDDDTRIGPGSSRRSQSQDPLSDAKAALQSMMKSGRTSTSQAASRAGSPPQWSILH